A stretch of DNA from Spirosoma endbachense:
TTTGATTGATGATGCCGGTATGGTGATCCGGCTAGACCGCTCCAAAACCAATCAATTCGGAGAAGTCGAAGAAAAAGCGGTTACGTATGCCAGTGAAGTGGAGTATTGCCCCATTGGAGCTCTTCAAGCCTGGCTAGCGGTGGTAGGTCGGCATGACGGCCCTTTATTTGTGCGGATCCGAAAAGGGGAGCGAGTTACCCAGGAGCGTCTTTCCGATGAGTGGGTGAACGTATTAGTTCAGCACCAATTGGGCGAATCCTTTACGGCTCACTCGCTACGGGCCAGTTTTGTTACCATTGCTAAAGCTAACGGAGCGGATGATCTGGAGGTGATGAATCAAACTAAACATCGAACCACGACGATGATCCAGCGGTATGATCGGCGTCGCAATATTCGTAAGCATAATGCCTCGGGTAAACTGGGCCTTTAACAACGGGGTGGATTGAGTAGGTATAGCCCTTGGCCTCAATGCCCATTTGAGAAAATCCTTAAACTAGCTTATTAAGTATGGCCGTTAAGCAGATCGAATTATCGCTAAAATTAAGTATTGAAGTTGACCAGGCGTTGCTGGATAAACTGACTCAGGGCTTAGCTGAGCAATATGTACGGATGATCGTTGAGGAGTTGAATCGGGATGGAGCCGATGTCGATCGTACCTCCTATAGAATTAGTTATGGCAAAGGGTAAGCTTATCGCCTTTGCCCAATATAGTTTTTTGGGCAGGGGCGGACTGAACACGAAGAAACAAAACTCTAAACGAAACGGGATAAAAGCCGTGTCTCACAAACTCAGCTTGAATGTGAGATTTTGCGTTTGATTGGTGAGACGGCATTTTGAGACTAGGGCCCTAAGTTTGGCTATACGAGACTATAGTCGTGCTCAAAATGGGGCGTTTCTTGAACCATCATATATCTAGTACATAGTACCCAAAAAGCTCCCATATGAGACGATTAAGAATTCCTTATTAATAAATAGGGCGTTTTGCCTTTACGGCTGAAAATAATTTCTAATGCGGAGAATTTCGTTGATTGGCATGAGGGGGTACCTCGTCGTATTAGTTGCGGCTGCGTTTGTGGCCTGCAACCGCTTCAACCAGCTAGCATCATAAATAATGTTGCTGTGCTTGATTAGTTACAGTCGACCGGTTCACTACTGACATACTGCTGTCACCCTCCTGCCTTTTCTTTGTGTTGTCAATCAAGCGACAACGTCAACCAATAGCAACTCATGGAAAACACAGCGCAGCTTAGCCAAACGATGGATCAGATCGTCCTCTCTGCAGAGCAACTTCTTGCCCATTGGCAGGGCCACCGGGGACTCACCCGCCGGGTGATCGAAGCCTACCCCGAGGAGCACTTCTTTTCCTATACCCTGGGCGGCATGCGACCTTGCTCGGCGCTGATTGATGAAGTCCTGCAAATGGCCGACCAGAGCATGCAGGGCGTTGTTTCGGGCCAGTGGCCTTCATTTGGCGATGGGGCGGAGGCTCCACCCAAAGCAACGACGAAGAAGCAGGTACTGGCGCAGTGGGATCGGGTGACCGAGACGATTAATGCCCATTGGTCGCAGATTCCACCCGCTCGCTTCCAGGAAGTCGACAAGGCTTTTGGTCTGTACGAAGGACCTATCTACTGGTTTCTTTTTTACCTGATCGATAATGAAATTCATCATCGGGGTCAGGCTTATGTCTATCTACGCACCCTGGGCGTAGAACCGCCTGCTTTCTGGGATCGCCCCCAGGTATAGTCCGCCGATAAGCCCCCAGGGAGTAAGCCGTTTTACAAAAGCCTTTGCCCTTATAAAGATTGGCAAAGGCTTTTATGTATCGTGCTGGGGCTATCCATCCCGTGATACCTATTTCTTCCAGAATTAGCTATTTTTAATACTTGATGCGTGTAAAGGTCTGGGCTGACTCGGCTTCCCAGGTAGTGCCATCCTTAGAAAAGCCCCCTGAATCCAATTAAACGAGCCTTTAAAAAGACAAAGTATGGTCAATGCTTCATGTATTGAGTGGATGCTTCTTTATTGGGGCGTTTTTTAAAATGACTAGTCTATGAAAATTAATCGGTCCGTGCGTTGACTAACTGCTTCGCTAAGCGTAAACCGTGTTCATAGATCTCATCGCGCCCGCCTAAATAACCCCCGAGTGTCAACGGAATCAACTGATCAATCTTAACGCCTAGCTTTTGATTGGGGGTGTTATCGGGGTAATACTCCCCAAAGCCCGAAAAGAAACTAAAATAGCCACCCGGGAATTGTAGGGTAATAGCCATGCCGTTGGCCCCTGCCGTCGGTGTACCTACCGTAATCGACTGACTAACCCCTTGTAGACCAATAACGTTACCCTCTCCTTGGCTTTGTACACCCTCATCGACCAGTAGGATATACCGCTTATGCTTTAGCAATCCATTGGGCGAGGGCTGAATAATCTGGTACGCCGTACTCGTTAACTGCTGGCTGGGATTGGGACTGAAAAGAAAAGGGAACCGATTGTAAGCCACCGTATCCGGTTGATGGGCAATGTAGGAGGCCAGATGACTGCCAAACTGGCTGTCCCGAGGATAGCCTCGGCAATCCAACAAAATGACGGAACAATCGTTCAGGTAGTTGGCTATACTATCCAATTGCGAAGAGTAAAGCCGATTAATGCGTAAGTAGCCTATATTGCCCCCTAAACGACTCATGTAGGAAGGCAGTTTAGGACTAGGCGCGGTTTGGCCCCATATATTGTAATAGTGATCTCTGGAAATACGGGTGAGCCACACCGTTCGGGTTTGACCTTTTCGTTTAAGGGTTACCTGGGCTCGACTACCTATGCGACCGACCGTCAACCAGCTCATATAAAATTCCCGTTCGAAACCCGCCTGATTCGAAGCCGGTAAATAGTCTCGCCATTGAGCCGCTAGCTGAGCGGGTGTTTGTTGATCGATACGCACCAGCTCATCACCCGGCTGAATTTGCGCCAGCGCGTTCGCCTGGGTGGTATCAGCGAGTACGTTAATGATATATGTTTTCTGTCCAAATACGTTGACGCCAATGGGCAGATTCCCATCCAGTATTCCCCTGGGGGACCGCCCCCCTTGTTTACTAATCAGGATGCTATGCCCATCCCGTAGCGATCCCGTCAGCTTCATCAACGCCATGAAATAGAGGGAGTCCGTGGAGGCCGCCAGAAATTGGGGAATGAAGTGAGGCAGCGCCTTATCCCAGGAAAGGGTGAGCAAGGCTTTATTGGGGGAAAAGTAGTGGATGGTATTCCACCCATTAAACAAGCCTAGCAGCCGGAGAACAGCACCAGGTGTTTGGCTAGATGGATAATCGGACTGAGGGTGGCGAATATAAACCATGTTTTGCACCGGATTTGGAGCCAAAGGCTGTAGGGGCTCATGCAGGAGTTGACCCGCTTGCCGAAGCATGGGGGCCTGCCAGGAGGTATCCGCCTGCTCACTCAGCTGTTGATCGACAGCACTGCCCAGGGTACCATCTTCATACAGAACTTCGCTCGTTCTAATCTTAACCGACACCTGATGGTTAGTGCTACTATAACCAGGTTAGGTTGTGAAGTTACCGTTTGCACTTCAAGTTGAAATGGCAACAGGAGGGATGATAGCATACTTTATGAACATACTATCATCACCAAAAGTGGCTCAGAACCGACAAATTGACCACCCGATTCCGAGATCGACGGACCAAGTAATTTCGGGGTGTACTGACCACCTTATTTTTCTTTTCATCAGCCAGTTATATTCTTTTCCCCTATGATATGGAGGTGGTCAATTGGCAACGGAATCAGGTGGTCTGAGGCAGCGAAATCTCCAGCCTATACCAACGATTTTGAAGAAAGGAAAAGAAGCAATTTCGGCTTGCCAGAAGCCAGCGTTTTGGAAAACAACATTGGGTATTTAAAAATAACCAAGTTTACCTCCCCTGAAATGGCAGGGCCAGTCATGATGGCTAGCTCTATTTTTCTAAAGCATGTCGATGGCTTGATCCTTGATTTAAGAAGCCGCGGAGGGGGTAATTCCTATACCTTAGAACTACTGCTCAGTTATTTCCTATCGCCAAAAACACTTTTATGTACCTGGCATTTTCGAGGCTCCCAGGCCATCGAACAGTCCTGGACGCTGCCCAATGTGGAAGGACATCGATTTGTGGAAGTCCCAATTATAGTCCTAACCAGCAAGCAAACCTTCTCGGCGAGTGAAGCTTTTTGTTACGCGATGAAGGTTCATAAAAGGGCCACTGTTGTTGGAGAAACAACGGCTGGTGGCGCCCATACCTACAGAGAAATGAAAGTGAGCGATCACTATATCATGACCGTGCCTTATGGAAGGCCCGTATTCACTACGACGAACACGAATTGGGAAGCCGTTGGGGTAATTCCTGACTATGAAGTAAAAGCAGAAAATGCATTAAAAAAAGCCCAGGAACTATTGGGTGAAAGAGTGAACAAAAGAAATAAATAAAGCTAGTTTCTTTAACGAGGGCCAGCATTAACTCAAAAGACAATCTTACTCGGCTACAAGACCAAATTGAATTAAAAAGGCTATGGTCGGCGCATTAGGTGACTATTGCCGAGAAAAAGTAAGCTAATCTTATTCAGGCTCATTAAACGCTCCCGCCTGAGACGAAGCAGATTCTGTTTAAATAGGGTGCTCAGCTAGAAAGATTATAAGCGATGGCATAGGTCCGGGGATTGTCGATAATATATTGCGTTTGCAAACAGATTCAGATTATTCCTGGAAAGGCAGGATTAGCTTCGCTATTTCATGATTACATCTTTGACTTTAATCCGGAATAGGCCACCCGTGAACTGAGCCGTCGCTGGCATACCATTCTCTAGCCGGTTATAGACGGTCATATCTTCTTTAAAGGAAAGAGCAAAGCGCCCTTCTACCACACCAGTTGCCTGATTGATCTTCGTAACCCTGATCCAATTAGGCTCTGCTCCCTTGTCGATATAGCGTTTCGCTAAGCCGCCGGAATTGCCCACATACGAAAGGTTTGCTTGTTCATTAGGGCTACGTTTGTTTAGCTTGGCAAGGGTAGTGCGACCTTTTTTGAAGGGAATATTATAAATCATCAAGATCTGGGTCCGGGTACAGTCACCGTTAAGGCATCCCGTAGTCGTGTTAGGATTTGGCTCACTCCCCATGCCTGGATAATCAATATCCGTATAGACCAGCAGGTTCAACTGCCTGCCATCGTCGGGCCGTTGTATCGATTCCTTGACACGTAAGAGTTGACCGGTACCGTACCAGGTAGAATCGTTGAGCTTACTGGTCACATTGAATGGGCTGTTGGCGGAGAGTGTAGGCTGTCTGGCGCATCCGGCACCGATCAGAAGGAAGAATACGCAATAATAGGTGGTCTTCATAGTTGCTTTCTTTGAGATAAGGAAGAAGCCTACGATTTAAAACTACCTATATAGTTATTGTTTTAGGTTAGCTGTACAAGCGTTAAAAACTCTGTAAATCGCTATCCAGTGCGTGTCTCCCAAAAGGCTCCTATGCGAGACAAGGGGATATCCAAAATTCGGGCGTCTT
This window harbors:
- a CDS encoding S41 family peptidase; amino-acid sequence: MSVKIRTSEVLYEDGTLGSAVDQQLSEQADTSWQAPMLRQAGQLLHEPLQPLAPNPVQNMVYIRHPQSDYPSSQTPGAVLRLLGLFNGWNTIHYFSPNKALLTLSWDKALPHFIPQFLAASTDSLYFMALMKLTGSLRDGHSILISKQGGRSPRGILDGNLPIGVNVFGQKTYIINVLADTTQANALAQIQPGDELVRIDQQTPAQLAAQWRDYLPASNQAGFEREFYMSWLTVGRIGSRAQVTLKRKGQTRTVWLTRISRDHYYNIWGQTAPSPKLPSYMSRLGGNIGYLRINRLYSSQLDSIANYLNDCSVILLDCRGYPRDSQFGSHLASYIAHQPDTVAYNRFPFLFSPNPSQQLTSTAYQIIQPSPNGLLKHKRYILLVDEGVQSQGEGNVIGLQGVSQSITVGTPTAGANGMAITLQFPGGYFSFFSGFGEYYPDNTPNQKLGVKIDQLIPLTLGGYLGGRDEIYEHGLRLAKQLVNARTD
- a CDS encoding DinB family protein, which codes for MENTAQLSQTMDQIVLSAEQLLAHWQGHRGLTRRVIEAYPEEHFFSYTLGGMRPCSALIDEVLQMADQSMQGVVSGQWPSFGDGAEAPPKATTKKQVLAQWDRVTETINAHWSQIPPARFQEVDKAFGLYEGPIYWFLFYLIDNEIHHRGQAYVYLRTLGVEPPAFWDRPQV
- a CDS encoding S41 family peptidase, which encodes MENNIGYLKITKFTSPEMAGPVMMASSIFLKHVDGLILDLRSRGGGNSYTLELLLSYFLSPKTLLCTWHFRGSQAIEQSWTLPNVEGHRFVEVPIIVLTSKQTFSASEAFCYAMKVHKRATVVGETTAGGAHTYREMKVSDHYIMTVPYGRPVFTTTNTNWEAVGVIPDYEVKAENALKKAQELLGERVNKRNK